The genomic stretch CGTTACGACGCCCGGCTCGACCCGCCATTTGAGCGCGGCATCCGCTGCCGGACTAGCGCGCATATCGGCAGGCCCGTCGCCGATGACGATTGCGCCGTGATCAGGGCTCAGCAGGCGGGCAACGACCCAGCCCTTGTCGCCCGCAGGATCCTCGATCAGCCGCCAGCCTTCCATCACGCGCACAACCTTCACCGGCAGGCCGGGGCGGCGATAGACCCAGTCGATCTTGTAATCGGCG from Qipengyuania profundimaris encodes the following:
- a CDS encoding SH3 domain-containing protein; this translates as MVARLLIALVCFVGLPASAAAQEREVPYWATIRASELNMRVGPSADYKIDWVYRRPGLPVKVVRVMEGWRLIEDPAGDKGWVVARLLSPDHGAIVIGDGPADMRASPAADAALKWRVEPGVVTALGDCEDSWCEVTIANRRGWIAQDRLWGAGTP